In Bacillus alveayuensis, one genomic interval encodes:
- a CDS encoding pimeloyl-ACP methyl ester carboxylesterase (product_source=COG0596; cath_funfam=3.40.50.1820; cog=COG0596; pfam=PF12146; superfamily=53474) → MPFVTLPNNIKLYYELYGSGTPIVFIHPTSMGLLTFKYQKPLSKHFKLLMYDLRGNGQSTHHHEYMSISTLSDDLYFLLKELKLKEVFICGYSNGGCIAQEFAIKYPDYVKGVILIGGFSEVNTFLLRTEFLLGILTIRFGGLPLVAKAISRAHAKSKAFYQELECYINKSDKKMVSHMYQIGLDYVATNRLQQIEAPLLLVYGQKDYYVHSYQYAFQKYVKNVEVVYVSNVKHQVPTLKGEELNAIIHQFVDKNK, encoded by the coding sequence ATGCCTTTTGTTACCTTACCAAATAACATCAAACTGTATTATGAGTTGTATGGAAGTGGAACCCCGATTGTTTTTATTCATCCAACAAGTATGGGACTTTTAACATTCAAATATCAAAAGCCATTATCAAAACATTTCAAGTTGTTAATGTATGATCTACGCGGAAATGGACAGAGCACACATCATCATGAATACATGAGTATATCCACATTATCTGATGATCTTTATTTCCTTTTAAAAGAATTGAAATTAAAAGAAGTCTTTATCTGTGGGTATTCAAATGGTGGTTGTATTGCACAAGAGTTTGCAATCAAATATCCTGATTATGTTAAAGGAGTAATATTAATCGGAGGATTTTCAGAGGTCAATACTTTTTTACTTCGCACCGAATTTTTATTAGGCATTTTAACAATACGGTTTGGCGGCCTTCCTCTTGTTGCTAAGGCTATAAGTAGAGCCCATGCTAAATCGAAAGCTTTTTATCAAGAGCTAGAATGCTACATCAATAAATCAGACAAAAAAATGGTTTCTCACATGTACCAAATAGGGCTTGATTACGTAGCGACAAATCGACTTCAACAAATAGAAGCGCCACTTCTCCTTGTCTATGGACAAAAGGATTACTATGTCCACTCTTACCAATACGCTTTTCAAAAGTACGTAAAAAATGTTGAGGTTGTTTATGTATCGAATGTTAAGCACCAAGTTCCAACATTAAAAGGGGAGGAATTAAATGCGATTATTCATCAGTTTGTTGACAAAAATAAATAA
- a CDS encoding DeoR family fructose operon transcriptional repressor (product_source=KO:K03436; cath_funfam=1.10.10.10,3.40.50.1360; cog=COG1349; ko=KO:K03436; pfam=PF00455,PF08220; smart=SM00420,SM01134; superfamily=100950,46785), with amino-acid sequence MLTEERHQMILDLLKEKEIVKIQELVEATNASESTIRRDLTQLEKAKFLKRVHGGATKLKGKLSEPDVKEKSLKNIEAKKAIAKFAAEMIEDEDCIYIDAGTTTLQLIDYLPNDKEIVVVTNGLTHIEPLLTRGIKTYLLGGYVKPRTGALIGRGAMSSIEQYRFDKCFLGVNGIHKELGFTTPDPDEAFIKSKALQLSREGFVLADESKFNEISFSKIANIQEATIITNQSDQDVIAEYAAITDMKVVGT; translated from the coding sequence ATGTTAACAGAAGAACGACATCAAATGATTTTGGACTTATTAAAAGAAAAAGAAATCGTCAAAATTCAAGAATTAGTTGAAGCAACAAATGCTTCCGAATCAACAATACGCCGTGACCTAACGCAGCTGGAAAAAGCGAAATTTTTAAAGCGTGTTCACGGTGGTGCCACAAAATTAAAAGGAAAACTATCTGAACCTGATGTGAAAGAAAAATCTTTAAAAAACATCGAAGCAAAAAAAGCCATTGCAAAATTTGCAGCAGAAATGATTGAAGATGAAGATTGCATCTACATTGATGCAGGAACAACCACCTTACAGCTAATTGATTATTTACCAAATGATAAAGAAATTGTTGTTGTAACAAATGGTTTAACACATATTGAACCATTATTAACGAGAGGAATTAAAACGTATTTGCTAGGAGGATATGTGAAACCGAGAACGGGAGCACTTATTGGAAGAGGGGCCATGTCATCCATTGAACAATACCGATTTGATAAGTGCTTTTTAGGAGTCAATGGCATCCATAAAGAACTTGGATTCACAACACCTGACCCTGATGAAGCATTCATCAAAAGTAAAGCTTTGCAACTGTCTCGAGAAGGATTTGTTCTCGCAGATGAATCGAAATTTAATGAAATATCTTTTTCCAAAATTGCAAATATACAGGAAGCAACGATTATTACAAATCAATCGGATCAAGACGTCATCGCAGAATATGCAGCAATAACAGATATGAAGGTTGTGGGAACATGA